The Silene latifolia isolate original U9 population chromosome Y, ASM4854445v1, whole genome shotgun sequence sequence CAGGACTATCCTCAACCATACAAGCTGAGATGGTTAAACAAGGGAGCTGAAGTAATTAAGGGTTGACAAACAGTGTATGGTTCCTTTCTCTATTAAAAACGATTATTCAGATGAAGTTTTGTTTGATGTGCTGCCAATGGATGCCTATTATCTATTGTTGAGAAGACCATGGGAATTTGACAGGGACTGTGTGCATCAGTGTAGGCCTAGGGAGAATACTTATTATTTCAAGTTGGGGAAGAAGAAGATTAACTTAACACCACTACCACAAGTTTTGAAATATACTGCACCACTCAGTCTTGTTAAGCATTCCAAGGAAGTGTTAATGGTTGGTGAATCAAAAATGGTTCAAGGGTTGAACAGCAGGGTATTGTCCTTATTCTCCTTACTAAGGGATAACAGAAGAAGCAAGGCTACCATTACCTACTGAAATCAAGCTAATGTATAAAGCTTTTGGGGATGTGTTCCCAGAAGAGTTTACTAGTGGATTGCCACCTTTGAAAGGAATAAAGCATCACATTGACCTCAACCCAGGAGATGTGATACCAAACAAGACAGCTTACAGGAATGAACCAAGGGCAACATAGGAATTGCAAAAGCAAGTGGCAGAGCTGATGAGCAAGGGGTTTGTGAGGGAGTCTCTAAGCCCTTGTGCAGTTCGTGCATTACTTATACCAAAGAAGGATGGAACATGGAGAATACGTACTGATAGTAGAGCCATTGACAACATCACTATCAAGTACATGATCCCTATTCCCAGGCTAAATGATATCCTAGATGAACTCAGTGGGGCAAAGATCTTTTCAAAGATAGATTTCAGACAAGGATATCATCAAGTCAGATTCAGGGAgggagatgagtggaaaacagCATTCAAAACCAAGCATGGTCTTTATGAATGGCTGGTTATGCCATTTGGCCTGTCAATTGCTCCCAACACATTTATGAGGTTAATGACAGAAGTTCTGAGAGCTCATTTGGGCAAATTcattgtggtttattttgatgacatcttggtttaTAGTTCAACCAAGGATGAGCATCTGCAACATCTGCAACATTTATTTGAAACCCCCAGAACAAATAAGTTGTGTGGGAAATTGGAAAAATGTTCTTTTATGCAGTCTGATGTTCagtttcttggctttgtgatttCTGATGAGGGGATATCTGTTGATTTCTAAAAACTTAAAGCAATTAAAACATGGCCAACTCCAAGGAACATCACTAAGGTTAGAAGTTCTCATGGCTTGGCTTGTTTTTACTGATGATTTATCCAAGGATTGAGTTCAGTTATGGCACTTGTTACTGAGTGCATGAAGAAAGGAGAATTTAAATGGAATGAGAGGGCTAAAAAATCCATTGAGGGGAATTGTGAAGCCAGTGGAGTGGGAATTGGTGCAGTGCTGATGCAAGGACACAAGCTTGTGGCATATTTCAGTGAGAAATTAAACGGGGCAAAGCTTAGTTCTCTACTTAAAGAGTTTCATGATATTGTCAGAGCTTTGAATCATTGGAGCCATTATCTGAAACCCAGGCCTTTAGTGTTGCATTAAGATCATGAGACACTCAAATATATAAATGGTCAGCACAAGTTAAATTCAAGGCATGCAAAATGGGTTAGATTTCTTCAGTCATTCTCATTTTTCGTCAAATTCATTCAGGGGAAAgacaatgttgtagctgatgcactGTCAGGAAGATACATCATGCTCAGTAtcatggagcaaagagtgctgggA is a genomic window containing:
- the LOC141628265 gene encoding uncharacterized protein LOC141628265 encodes the protein MALVTECMKKGEFKWNERAKKSIEGNCEASGVGIGAVLMQGHKLVAYFSEKLNGAKLSSLLKEFHDIVRALNHWSHYLKPRPLGKDNVVADALSGRYIMLSIMEQRVLGFEYMKDFYASDPDFKDEWNLQQSGQIKKRSKYLIQSGFMFLGNRLCILKGSYRGLLIKEAHSNDLAGYFGV